One region of Lampris incognitus isolate fLamInc1 chromosome 4, fLamInc1.hap2, whole genome shotgun sequence genomic DNA includes:
- the LOC130111857 gene encoding interleukin-17F-like, whose amino-acid sequence MLMMMVMMMMRESDALPRSHLGKTGGHSRHSPKTHKKSSDPTDAGSQTVSLQLDTSALVLPRSIRPLWNHSISPWTYNTSYDADRFPPFISEAKCSLQGCLNMEGTEDLSLESKPIWHQILVLRRVAGSDDETYHYRLESRLISVGCTCVRPSVRHQH is encoded by the exons atgttgatgatgatggtgatgatgatgatgagggagTCAGATGCATTGCCGAGAAGTCATCTGGGGAAAACAGGGGGCCACTCTCGGCACTCTCCAAAGACGCACAAGAAATCCTCAGATCCCACTGACGCCGGTTCACAGACGGTCTCTTTGCAGCTGGACACAAGTGCTCTGGTTCTTCCTCGCTCTATCAGACCCCTGTGGAACCACTCCATCTCCCCCTGGACTTACAA CACATCTTATGATGCAGATCGTTTCCCTCCTTTCATCAGCGAGGCCAAGTGCTCCCTGCAGGGCTGTTTGAATATGGAGGGTACTGAGGACCTGAGCCTGGAGTCCAAAcccatctggcaccagatactaGTTCTGAGAAGGGTGGCGGGATCTGACGATGAGACCTACCACTACCGCCTGGAGTCCCGGCTTATCTCCGTGGGCTGCACTTGTGTCAGACCCAGTGTCCGGCACCAGCACTGA
- the LOC130112063 gene encoding stathmin-4-like: protein MRELPLVSLFCSCMLPELKEKPADKKEGVVDLNLCIIRDMEVIELNKRASGQAFEVILKPPSFDGGPELRATTPPRRAPSLEEIQKKLDAAEERRKCQEAELLKHLAEKREHEREVAQKALDEHNNFIRLAKERLEHRMEVNKEKRQAHLTAMLERLQEKDKHSVEVRRNKEPKEEEEEKLG, encoded by the exons ATGCGGGAGCTCCCCCTGGTGTCCCTCTTCTGCTCCTGCATGCTGCCTGAACTCAAAGAGAAACCCGCAGACAAGAAAGAAG GTGTGGTAGACCTGAACCTCTGCATCATCAGAGACATGGAGGTCATTGAGCTGAACAAACGGGCATCCGGCCAGGCCTTCGAGGTTATCCTGAAACCTCCCTCATTTGATGGTGGGCCCGAGCTGCGGGCGACCACGCCTCCTCGCAGGGCGCCCTCCCTAGAGGAGATCCAGAAGAAACTGGATGCtgctgaggagaggagaaag TGTCAGGAGGCGGAGCTGCTGAAACACCTGGCTGAGAAGAGGGAGCATGAGCGCGAGGTGGCTCAGAAGGCCCTGGATGAGCACAACAACTTCATCCGGCTGGCCAAAGAGAGGCTGGAGCACCGCATGGAGGTCAACAAGGAGAAACGCCAGGCTCACCTCACTGCCATGCTGGAACGCCTCCAGGAGAAG GATAAACACAGTGTGGAGGTGAGGAGAAACAAAGAgccgaaggaggaggaggaggagaagcttGGGTAG